A window of the Entelurus aequoreus isolate RoL-2023_Sb linkage group LG28, RoL_Eaeq_v1.1, whole genome shotgun sequence genome harbors these coding sequences:
- the LOC133645126 gene encoding uncharacterized protein LOC133645126 yields the protein MHLSSVNNEDVQHFTRTRWDTYRNYLKQWLCLQDQNKHLAEIYKHCSDVDFDAIPDDAGFHATCYRRFTDKSALFYAEKRTARAVGEPSAAAGLPVASAGPVLPAICIICQKVEKYTRVGGKRQRDQLTQAETVSAGQLLKAAEIKKDAAILLHINDKDCVAIEVRYHRTCYRQYTRFLSLSTATHTATRDEEIQPFADSYNLFCDQVIRQRIIIDKEVLRMDKLRKLFVDTVKKHEDLDASGYRRDKLKRRLVRDFPQLVFHCPPQRNVSEMVFVETLSLADRVPLPSGTSPSSTESTEVSQAESQAESDSEHTASTTAGQNTTENTRTLYSAGLILKRLLSDSPGMKCPWPPTAEDLNVSEAKSVVPVELYNFIAWIIGATEEPTLACYVDVPDDVNLKVISLCQDIVYLASKGRKQTPKSLCLGLTVRHLTGSSNVLSLLNRLGHCASRDTVVSLDTSLAQLQLLEGRKKIPKGFAQKAHTILV from the exons atgcatctttcatctgtgaacaatgaggacgtccagcacttcactcggacacggtgggacacatacagaaactatttaaaacagtggctttgtctgcaagaccagaacaagcatctggcagaaatctataaacattgctcggatgtagattttgacgctattcctgacgacgctgggtttcacgcaacatgctaccgacgttttacagataaatctgcattgttttatgccgagaaaaggaccgcacgggcggtgggagaaccatctgcagccgcag gtttgcccgttgcttctgccggccccgtcctgccagccatctgtataatttgtcaaaaagtggaaaagtacactcgtgtgggaggaaaacgccagagggatcaactcacacaagcagaaaccgtgtcggcag gcCAGTTGCTGAAGGCAGCTGAGATTAAGAAAGATGCTGCCATTCTTCTGCACATCAACGACAAAGACTGTGTTGCTATAGAGGTCCGGTACCATAGGACCTGTTACAGACAGTACACCAGGTTCTTGTCACTGTCTACAGCAACGCACACTGCAACCAGAGATGAAGAAAT acaACCCTTTGCTGACAGCTACAACCTCTTCTGTGACCAAGTGATCCGTCAAAGGATTATAATTGACAAAGAGGTGCTGAGAATGGACAAGCTAAGGAAGTTGTTCGTGGACACCGTTAAGAAGCACGAAGATCTTGATGCTTCAGGCTACAG GAGGGATAAACTGAAAAGAAGGTTGGTCCGTGATTTCCCCCAGCTGGTTTTCCACTGCCCTCCCCAGCGCAACGTCTCTGAAATGGTTTTTGTTGAGACATTATCGTTAGCAGACAGGGTACCTCTGCCATCAGGCACATCACCATCATCTACCGAGTCAACTGAGGTGAGCCAAGCTGAAAGCCAAGCTGAAAGTGACAGTGAACACACGGCTAGTACAACAGCTGGTCAGAATACCACGGAGAACACAAGGACACTTTACAGTGCAGGGCTGATATTGAAGCGCCTTCTAAGTGACTCTCCCGGTATGAAATGCCCGTGGCCTCCCACAGCAGAGGATTTAAATGTATCTGAAGCTAAATCTGTTGTGCCTGTTGAACTGTACAACTTCATTGCCTGGATTATAGGTGCAACAGAAGAGCCAACACTAGCCTGTTATGTTGATGTTCCTGATGATGTGAATCTAAAGGTTATCTCTCTTTGTCAAGACATTGTGTATCTGGCATCTAAAGGTCGAAAGCAGACACCCAAGTCATTGTGTCTTGGTCTAACTGTTCGCCATTTAACAGGTTCATCAAATGTTCTGTCACTGCTGAATAGGTTAGGACATTGTGCTTCACGGGACACAGTTGTCAGTCTTGACACTAGCCTTGCTCAGCTACAACTTTTAGAGGGTAGAAAGAAAATACCCAAGGGATTCGCACAGAAGGCACACACAATACTGGTGtag